The Fragaria vesca subsp. vesca linkage group LG2, FraVesHawaii_1.0, whole genome shotgun sequence genome includes a window with the following:
- the LOC101303570 gene encoding uncharacterized protein LOC101303570, whose translation MRLNTGMGPIQRVFVRGVISAELEKLLRHQIVLRSAKVQQLMRMLKIVHHPRSQGSGYPVNKLMSQGTIVMRTALMLKILVILMALKMGSMIQHGEKESQESRRYLYLTMNQFKSVKGPRKHLMNQLKSSLIQLVEIEDVVNIILGIYFDELWNLYACLCDFLLCSAVDKSLIEMPEGQIDPQKIPLRDLIRLREYTECSEIKEAAKLKTQASNHRDRVSTSSFSLNYASFMKKPRPVKWSEQDTELFYEGIELFGSEFHMVALLFPGRTRDHIKFKHKKEKRQNPLRIDEALHHQPKDNSKYARVINEMLKVARQTQKSNSDELSDIIDLEEEELTQNNNEEVTTPELDKIEDMETDVAALVQHEEAAVTEVHSPMKSNQSGHGDDFGGWSDEF comes from the exons ATGAGGCTGAATACGGGGATGGGGCCCATTCAGAGGGTGTTTGTGAGAGG GGTCATAAGTGCAGAACTGGAAAAGCTTCTACGGCATCAAATCGTCCTCAGAAGCGCAAAGGTTCAGCAGCTGATGAGGATGCTAAAGATAGTACATCATCCAAGAAGTCAAGGAAGCGGTTACCCCGTCAACAAGTTGATGAGCCAGGGAACAATAGTTATGAGGACAGCTTTGATGCTGAAAATACTAGTGATTTTGATGGCATTGAAGATGGGGAGCATGATTCAGCACGGAGAAAAAGAGTCCCAAGAAAGTCGAAGATACCTGTATCTGACAATGAACCAGTTCAAAAGTGTAAAAGGACCAAGAAAGCACCTGATGAACCAACTAAAAAGTTCTCTCATTCAACTTGTAGAAATCGAAGACGTGGTGAACATAATTCTGGGTATTTATTTTGATGAGTTATGGAATTTGTATGCATGTCTTTGTGATTTCCTTTTATGTTCTGCAGTGGACAAGTCTTTGATTGAGATGCCAGAGGGTCAAATTGATCCACAGAAAATTCCATTGCGGGATCTTATTCGACTTCGAGAGTATACAGAGTGCTCAGAG ATCAAAGAGGCAGCCAAGTTGAAAACTCAAGCTTCCAATCACAG GGATAGGGTTAGCACAAGTTCCTTTAGCTTGAATTACGCGTCTTTTATGAAAAAACCACGGCCCGTAAAATGGTCTGAACAAGACACTGAACTGTTCTATGAG GGTATTGAGCTGTTCGGATCTGAATTTCATATGGTCGCTCTACTTTTTCCTGGTCGAACACGTGATCACATCAAGTTTAAGCACAAGAAGGAAAAACGTCAAAATCCATTACGTATTGATGAAGCCTTGCACCATCAACCCAAAG ACAATTCCAAATATGCTCGGGTGATTAATGAGATGCTAAAAGTTGCTCGGCAAACGCAGAAGTCTAATTCAGATGAGTTAAGTGACATAATAGACCTGGAGGAGGAAGAGCTGACTCAAAATAACAAT GAGGAAGTGACAACACCCGAGTTGGATAAAATTGAAGATATGGAAACTGATGTTGCTGCCTTAGTTCAACACGAGGAAGCTGCTGTTACTGAAGTTCATAGTCCCATGAAGTCCAATCAAAGTGGCCATGGTGACGATTTTGGCGGTTGGAGTGATGAATTTTAG
- the LOC101303863 gene encoding uncharacterized protein LOC101303863 — MDMDDLDFESTRPVRGAGKFRPKVKPKSMKIASAAAITEFPNVVTENSISVSSTVSDSDPSATSVDPVGSYSTTSEILGSLEPSGNNEHLCSSVPSFHGDRITKPSESAAEDTLQPLANGSDSSQSVFRKSTSKNADKLSGFECLDDCLIESTNGAAPASRKSPDKVKGEKCGAPTHCSVESSEFLASDVAETISDYCKNPTSSSLHRSCYIHRTL; from the exons ATGGACATGGACGATCTTGATTTTGAGTCTACTCGACCTG TTCGTGGTGCTGGCAAATTTCGGCCTAAGGTGAAGCCCAAGTCTATGAAAATAGCATCTGCTGCAGCCATTACTGAATTCCCTAATGTTGTAACAGAAAATTCAATATCAGTATCTAGCACTGTCTCAGATAGTGATCCATCTGCTACATCTGTTGATCCGGTTGGTTCATACTCAACAACGTCAGAGATCTTAGGAAGTCTAGAGCCATCAGGAAACAATGAGCATTTATGCTCAAGTGTCCCGTCCTTTCATGGTGACAGAATCACCAAGCCTTCCGAATCAGCTGCAGAAGATACTTTGCAACCATTAGCTAATGGAAGTGACAGTTCACAGTCTGTCTTCAGAAAATCAACCAGCAAG AATGCAGACAAATTATCAGGATTTGAATGTCTTGACGATTGTCTTATTGAAAGTACAAATGGTGCAG CTCCTGCTTCCCGAAAATCTCCTGACAAGGTCAAAGGGGAAAAATGTGGTGCTCCAACACATTGTTCTGTGGAGTCTTCAGAATTCTTAGCATCTGATGTTGCAGAAACTATTTCTGATTATTGTAAAAACCCAACATCCAGTAGCCTGCATAGAAGCTGCTATATCCATCGAACATTGTGA